The nucleotide window AATGAATTGCGTCAACAAATTCTTCGATAGTTTTATCAAAATTAGATTTTTTGTTAATTTTTCAATATTTAAAGCTTTCAATTTCGTTTGCAAATTCAGCAATTTCGACTATGGCAGCAATTATTACCTTATCTTGCCATTGGTGATCGACTTTTGTAATTAAATCATTACCATAACTATATTCAGCAAAAAGTTTATCTAAAATTTTTTGTTTTTCAAAAATTAGTTTTAAATCAACAATCATATTACTTCACACAAAAAAATATATAATTAATAAATGTATAATTATATATTTTTTTGTTTATTTTTCAAAGAAAAAAAAATATTTTGCATTTTCCAGAGTTTCCTGGTTTAGTGGCAAAAATTCACTTTTTAGTGAATATAAATATAAAAAAATGCCCGTAAATCCGGTTTTTTTACCTAAAACCTTAATCTTTATTATTTTAAAATTAACCTTTTCTAAAAAAAAAAAAAAATGCTTGGCACAAGAAAAAAATTATGCTATAATAAACCTCACTAAGAATGAATTAATAAATTTGGATATTGAATTAGGGAGGAATTAGTTATGTTTTTGCCATAAAAAAATCAGAAAATGCGAATTTTCCGTCATATTTTTAAATATGATGCAATGCCCTAAATTTAACCGTTTAGAAATCTATAAATTTAGGGCTTTTGGTTATTGTTCTTTCAAAACTTCATATGTTTTTTTAGGCTCGCTGCAAATAAAAACGAGTTTTCTATTTGCATTGAGTTTAAATAGTAGTTGTATTTTTTTATGGTTTTTGTTATTTTGTTCATAAATTGATTCTTGCCAGTGTTTTAAAATTGTAATTAACTTTTGTCAAAAAAGTTAAAAAGTGCCCAAAAACCGGACACTTTTTTAAGATTATCTCATCAAACTGGGAAAGTCGGGAAAAAAATTATTCCGCTTTTTTTGAATTATTTAAAATAGTTTTTCGAGCATTTTCAGGTAAAGATTTGCCATATTCAAAATAATGGCCAATTTCTTTAAAGGCATTTTTACTTATTTTTAATTTTTCAAATTCTTCCGGTTCGAGACTTAATTTTATTGGCTGATTTTTCTCAATTTTTTCAACAAAATCAGGATCAGGCACAAATGCTGAAGAAATTCCGACAAAATCAGAAAATTGAATAGCTTCGACTGATTTTTCTAAGGAATTTATTGAACCGCTAGCAATAACAGGGATTTTCCCTTGTAATTTTTCATAAACTACATCGGAAATTAATCGGTTAAAATTATTTGATTTTGACCGAACTTTGTCACGAAAAACGTCAAAACCCCAACCGGCAATTGCAAGGTAAGAAATTTTTATCCCTCTTTTTTCAATTAGATCTAAGAAATCTAGGAAATTTTCGACTGTGTAACCTAAATTATCGCCTCTTCGCTCCTCAGGAGTTGCCCGGTAGCCTAACAAAAAATTAGGATTTTTTGATTTTAAAATAGTTTTTTGTACCTTTTCTAATATTTGTACCAAAAATCGAGATCTATTTTCAATATTTTGACAGCCATATTTATCATTTCGCTTGTTAGTATAATGTGAGAAAAATTCTTGTGGTAATAATTTTTGCGCTGAAGAAATTTCAACCCCATCAAAACCAGCCTTAATTGCCCTTAGACAAGCATCTGCATATTGACTAACAATTTTTTGAATTTGCTTTTGTGTAAGGCGAAAAACCTTGTATTTTACGGGATAATTTCGCTTTTCAGCACTAGGTCCATAGCAAAAACCATCTTTTTCAATTTTTGAAACAGAGTGAGAACCAGCGTGAATTAATTGCAAAATTGCGATACTTCCCTTTGATTTTATTGCTTTTGCAAGTTTTGCTAGACCTTCGATATCGCTGTCATTTTCGATACTATGACCATATTTGAACAAACTACCTGATTTACAAACATAAACTCCGCCTGTAATTGTCATTGGCGCACTATGGGCTCTAGCGCTAAAAAAATCTAAATCTGCTTGGCAAACTTGACCCTTTTCAGAAAGATTAAGATTAATTGGGCTAAAAACAAATCGGTTTTTTAATGTGAAATTACCAATTT belongs to Mesomycoplasma ovipneumoniae and includes:
- a CDS encoding NADH-dependent flavin oxidoreductase; the protein is MKNKLFKPYQIGNFTLKNRFVFSPINLNLSEKGQVCQADLDFFSARAHSAPMTITGGVYVCKSGSLFKYGHSIENDSDIEGLAKLAKAIKSKGSIAILQLIHAGSHSVSKIEKDGFCYGPSAEKRNYPVKYKVFRLTQKQIQKIVSQYADACLRAIKAGFDGVEISSAQKLLPQEFFSHYTNKRNDKYGCQNIENRSRFLVQILEKVQKTILKSKNPNFLLGYRATPEERRGDNLGYTVENFLDFLDLIEKRGIKISYLAIAGWGFDVFRDKVRSKSNNFNRLISDVVYEKLQGKIPVIASGSINSLEKSVEAIQFSDFVGISSAFVPDPDFVEKIEKNQPIKLSLEPEEFEKLKISKNAFKEIGHYFEYGKSLPENARKTILNNSKKAE